A stretch of the Porifericola rhodea genome encodes the following:
- a CDS encoding FAD:protein FMN transferase — protein MNTYQKKNIIYSVVLLSLVAIVWLFRQSNEEGAAQNQVTFSGQTMGTVYNIKYLDDEGRSFKSSIDSLLEVYNQSLNHYLPESEISKFGKEDTFYFDLPYFYPVLKRSQEISAITEGAYDPTIAPLVNAWGFGPGGGELPDSLAVDSLLQLVDYTTIEFTKDYVSKTKPNVELNFSAIAKGYGVDVIADFLEEQGIENMMVEIGGEILCKGKNSKGEYWRIGIDDPEQKGDMPAVITLKDQAIATSGNYRNYYVRDGKKYAHTIDPVTGYPVNHSVLSVSVLAEDCLTADAFATAFMVMGLEKSKKILEENDSLDAFIIYDNEGSIQTFQTEGMEDNLVVL, from the coding sequence ATGAATACTTATCAGAAGAAAAATATTATCTACTCTGTAGTTCTTCTTAGCCTTGTTGCCATTGTTTGGTTGTTTCGCCAGTCTAATGAGGAGGGTGCTGCGCAAAATCAAGTAACCTTCAGTGGACAGACGATGGGTACGGTGTACAATATCAAGTATCTGGATGATGAAGGAAGAAGCTTTAAAAGCAGCATAGACTCGCTACTGGAGGTATACAACCAGTCGCTCAATCATTACCTGCCTGAGTCAGAAATTTCAAAATTTGGTAAGGAAGATACCTTTTACTTTGACCTGCCTTACTTCTACCCGGTGCTTAAAAGGAGCCAGGAGATATCCGCGATTACCGAGGGTGCCTATGACCCTACCATTGCACCATTGGTTAATGCCTGGGGTTTTGGCCCTGGTGGAGGAGAACTACCAGACAGCCTTGCAGTAGACTCTTTACTTCAGTTGGTAGATTATACTACTATTGAGTTTACCAAAGATTATGTAAGCAAGACTAAACCAAATGTTGAGCTTAACTTCAGCGCTATAGCTAAAGGCTATGGCGTAGATGTAATTGCTGATTTTCTTGAGGAACAGGGCATAGAAAATATGATGGTAGAAATAGGTGGTGAAATTTTGTGCAAAGGAAAAAACAGTAAAGGGGAGTATTGGCGTATCGGCATTGATGACCCTGAACAAAAGGGAGACATGCCTGCTGTAATTACGCTAAAAGATCAGGCAATTGCTACCTCAGGCAACTATCGTAACTATTATGTGCGCGATGGTAAAAAATATGCTCATACCATAGACCCGGTAACAGGCTATCCCGTAAATCATTCAGTGTTAAGCGTGTCGGTATTGGCAGAAGACTGCCTTACCGCAGATGCTTTTGCTACCGCATTTATGGTGATGGGGCTAGAAAAAAGTAAAAAAATTCTGGAAGAAAATGATTCGTTAGATGCCTTCATTATCTACGACAATGAGGGGAGTATTCAGACTTTTCAGACCGAAGGCATGGAAGATAATTTGGTAGTGCTTTAA